Genomic DNA from Mus musculus strain C57BL/6J chromosome 11, GRCm38.p6 C57BL/6J:
AATCTCCTAATGGACTAGGCTGAGCTTGGATTAGCGTGGGATCTGATCCACACGTTGGGGCTGATGTTCAGTGTGGGGTGGGGACGGGGGTATATATGGCAGAGACTGCCGTAGGAAGAGGGCCAAAGCCCCTACTACACTGTCCATGAGCTGCAGCATTCACACTTGTTCATTAAGAGTGAGCTGCTCAACTTAGGTGCCAGGATCAAAGATTAGCAAGTGGATCCAGGCACAGTGGCTCACGTCTGCAATGCCAGCACCCAGGAAGTAGAGGCTGGACGATCACGGAGTCCAAGGTCAGCTCTGGCTATATACTTAGTTCGATGCCAACCCAGGATACAAGAGACTCGAcatcaaacaaaactaaacaacaaaagaTCAGCATATGGGAAGAATGACCTCAGCCACACCTCTGGGTAACATAGCATGGATCAGTCTTAGATCAGTCTTAGCCATGTCACCAACTGTGGATGGACTATTAGTCTctctggcctcagtttctttgTATGCACCATAGAGAATGCCCGCCTACACCCGTAAGCTGTCCCTGGAGATGGTGAACAGTGAGGCTGGTGGATTGTGGAGAGGCTCACCTTAAAGTTGCAGCCTCCTCGGTTACCAGGGGAGGCATGGCTGAAGGTAGTGACGTGAGTGACACTGCCCAGTCGGGTCACAGTCCCAGGGTTGCTGATGTGGGTGATGGTGTTCTTGCCCCCACTGCTGGTGCTGAGAAGGGTTGGGGGTGCCCGCAATCCCAAAGTCAATTCTGGAGGGGAGAGGGATGCTGTTGGGGCCAGGTGGAATGTAGGCAGTGCCAGTCATGGTGAGCCACACCCTGGACACTGGCCGCAGCACCTGCCGCACCAGCAGAATCAGGAGTTGGGGGTGCAAGCACTCCACCCCAGCAGTGAGAAACCTACCTGCTCTCTGGTTGCCTGTGGGCAGCAGCACCCGGCCTGTGGAGGCCTGACCACGGCCATCCTTGATCTCAATGGTAAACGTAGTCTTCATACTGCCCCCTGGCTCCCCAGTGCCAACGGCCACGGGCGGTGGGGTACTGGGCTCTTCTGAGCAGGGCTTGGGCCCCCCTGCTCTGTTTTCAAGGGACCTGAGAGCCAAGCCCCGCCCCCCAGGGCCCTCCTCTTGAGGGCAGCTCTGAAGCTCGGCCAGGGAATGAGCaagttctctctgcttcttgtgggaggaagtgtcaCTGGGACTCGGAGAGGAGGAgttgctggaggaggaggaggcaggggtggTGCTGATGAGGGAAGGGCCCGGGAGCCTTGTGGGGGTCGGTGAAGCAAGGGCTGTTCGGGGTGGGCCATCCTGGAGCCTGGCAACCACGGGAGAATCAGATGTGAACTTTTGGACTCTGTCTCTCACAGAGCCAACTCGACGGAACTGGGACGGTCCTGCAAGTGAGGTTGGCTCTGGAGGAGACAAGAAAGCTGTCAGTGGCTGGGTGGGATAGGGACTGCTCAGAACCTAgggatggtaaaaaaaaaaacaaacagtacCTCGATTTGGGGTTGGTTGTCGGGGACTGAGCACAGATAGTGAACGTTGGCAGGATTTCGTTTCAGACGGGTCTGGCAGGTTGGTAAGTATGTGGTAGCCATaagggggatggggggagaggaaaggaaagtggaTGGTGGGATGGTGTTCACGCCACTCACCTCTCCTCAACACCTCCGTAGCCTCCTTACCACACCCACTGCCGAGGCCTGCCCACTCAGTTGTAACTCTCCTACaaggacctcctttctctcctgcaCTGACCCCGGGGTGACGTGGGCACTCTTAGGGGCCAGAAGTAAGTTAGGGCCAGAGAAAGGTATCCAGATTCTCCCTACTGATGAGACTAAgggacacccccccacccccacccccgctgccAGTACTGCCCATAGATCCAGCTGGGTGATGGGTGCACTCCCTTATTGGGGAGAAGAATGTGCCTGAGGTCTGTTGCCTTTCAAGGCTGTAGGAAGGCCTCTGGCCATGGGTGGCAGGAGTGGGCCTGGCCAGGGGCGGAACACCTCAGGGGCTGTGGCGGGCAGTGTCAGGGACTGCCTGGCCCTGAGAAGGCTAGAGAAGCATCAGAACCCAACCTAcaggcagggaaaggggagatgggacagGACAGGAGAAGGCAGAAGCCTGTGGTAACCTGTAACAGGGCTCCTCACCTGCTCTCTTAGTGTTGGAGAAGCCTCTGATGGAGTCCAAGGTATCTGAGGGCTCTGTGGGGCCAGGCAGGGGCTGCAAAGAGAAACACCACATAGGAAGGGGCTCTCAGGCCAAGGAACTCACCTGTCTGGCATCCCCACCTCTCGCCCAACTCACCTTGCTGATGACCCGCCCCCGAGAGCTGGACGGTACCGGCGACATGGGGGGCTCAGGGCTAGGAGCTTCTGAAGGGTGTGGAAGTGGCTCAGAGCTGACTGGAGCCTCCACAGCAGGACACTGGGCTCCAGCAGGCTCCAGCAGAGGCTCTGGAGAGGCACTGGTGGGTGAATTGTGGGGGGAAGCAGGTGAGCTGGGCCTGCCCCCAGGCGGGGCCCTCAGCAGGAGTGTCACTGTGGTCACATCCTGGCTGGTGTCCTCTGGGGTTGGGGTTGGCTCGAGTACTTCTGTCTGCTGTTCCTGCTGCTCTGGCTCTGGCACCTGCAGAAGACACACAGGACGCAACCAAGGTTTCTCTGACTCTGAATGCTACCCCCACCCACAGAGGACCAAGCTGATAGAGCAGGCCATGCAAAGCAGAGGGGCTGGGCATGGCTTCCCGCGGGCACACCTGCATAAGGAAGGCTGGTCAGTGCCAAAGGTGGTTTAACAAGGACCAGAGTCTAATGCCAGTGATTGGCCATAACAGGAAATTTGCTGGGGACTCCCATTCCTAAAGGACCCTCCAACCCGGAACTCTAGCTTCAATCTAGCTAATCAGACAGTACAGTTGTGCAGAACTAGGCAGATAGCGTACTCTGCTGGCCATCCGTGGAAATGGTATGTTCTTAAAGTCTCATGCTATCTGAAGAATAGAGAGGACACTGAACACTACTTAGAGGGGCCTGACAGGCACTCCCTGGAGAGCCAAGGTAAGGATGGCAGCTGTCTGGAAGGTAAGGACAGCATGGGATATGTTTAAGCAAGGGCGGTACCAGGACTAGATTTGCATTTCCAGGAGATGATCCTTCTGACTGCTGAGCacaggctggggggtgggggtaggggtaggggtacgggtaggggtaggggtaggggtggagGTAAGAGACGCCAGTGTAAACATGAGAATAGCATGGGCAAAGGAACAACAACTTGAAGGCTAGCTTTGAGAGAAAAACCAGAGTTGAAGGTCTGAAGTGGAAGGCATACAGCTGGAATTGCCTAAGTATAACAAATGAGCCCTGGGGTTTCCTCAAACACTGGCCAGGGGCCAGCTCCCAGTCAAATGACGGCAGAGCAAAGGCACACAGGTACTATGCCCTGAATTACTGGCATCAGGAGGCATCAGCCACTGGGTGGTCCTCCCTTCACGCCCATACTCCTTACCTTACCAGGGTCCAATGTGTGtgctgcctgcctcctgctgTCCTCTCGGGGGCCACTACTGGGAAGTCTACTGCACAGTCTCCCAGCCAAGGTGGCAGCTGGAAGGACAGGGCAAGGCAAGTGTCAGGAAGTGATGTGAGATATGAGATGCAGGGCAAGGGTGAGTCTACAGAGGGCAGGCACCTACCCTTAATCTCCTGAGCTCGCACTCGGCGGATGGCAGCTCTGATCAGCTTGCGCTCCTCATATTCACCGGCACTCCGAAGCTGTGGGTGACAGGAGGGCCACAGGGGTTGCATGCCGGAATCCAGGTAGGTCTTCACCCATCCCTTGCCTGCCCTGAGCCTTACCAGTGTGGTCAACTCCTCGACATCATTCATGGACTCCAGTCTCCCTGCCAATCGTGCGAGGGCGGCCTGCTGTTCAGCTTCTCGCTGTTGAGAGCTGCAGAGACATAGTGAGTGTGACCACCATTGAATGACAGGGTCTGGAGGATGTGGGCTCAAGGAAAGGGTCAGGGTCTGAGGCCTGAACACTGGCAGAGAGACATGGAGCTATCTATGTAGAACCTCTGAGCAAGCATCAATATCAATATATATCAATatctctatccatccatccatccatccatccatccatccatccatgcatgcctggcatccgtccatccatccatccattcatccatctatccatccatccttgCATCTACACATGcctggcatgcatgcatgcatgcatccatccacacATGCCTggcatccatctatccatccatccatctacacaTCCTTGGACACAGGCACAAGTTACGCACTCTGCACAGCCACAGCTGGTACTGGCTCCCTACCCACACATAGCCCTGTGCATTCCAATGCTCACGGCTCACAGACACACCTGCCTCAGTATGAGCTGATCCTTGGCACATCTGCACTCGAAAACCCAAGCCCCCTCTGCCACTCACTGTAGCCAGTTCTCCTTGTTGTCTTGCCGCTCAGCACGGAAACGTTTGGACGCCAGAGCCTCCTCTTCTCGTTCCAGCTCCTGTCGCTGCAGCTCCCGGATGGCTGAGCGGATCCGCCGCCGTTCTGCCAGATCTGCAGTGACCTCCAGCTGCAATGTAGGTGGGAGTAAGGGGTGGGCATTCTGTCAGGGGCAAAGGACTGGCACCAACTGCCCACAGCTCTGCCAGGGGCACAATGGATGGCTTGTCTCCAGTCTCTCTACCCTAAGCCTTCCACGTGCCTGCCTCCCACTCAGGGTTTTTAGGGGCAACCTCGCTCATGACACCAAAGATCCTGAGAAGCCCACTGTGCAGTGTGATGCCGAGGGCCCCCTTCTGTGAGTGCACAGCCTGTAGCCACCGACCCAAGCCAGGTGCCAAGCAGCCAGGCACTCCTTTGTGGGACTTGACATCTGCTCTCCGGGGGCTTTCATTAACCCTTTAGACCAGGGAGCCACAGCAGGAAGAGTGTAGTCACCCTTCTTCTCTGAGCTACCGACAAGAGTCCAAGGAACGAGAAGGGTGATTCAGGTAGCTGAAGTCTGACTAGGTGATCTACCTAGTCAGAGTAGCAGGGCCCTGCCGGGAAAGATGTGAGACAGGGAATCTGAGGCAGTAGCCTAGCTCCCTGCTTGGCAGTGAGTTACCTTTCCCCTTTTACTGACTATGGCCTAGTCCTAGCCACCATGGAAGAAGTCAAGACCTAGGGTGGGAAGGGCTAGACCCCTAGTGAGTGACCCAAAGTGTCAGACCCAGCACTAAATCCCATTTGCCACttgcttggttttttgagacagggtttctctgtgtagcccaggctgttctggaacttgctctgtagaccatgctggcctagaacccagagacctgcctgcctctgccttccaaatgcttggAGTTAAGGGACGGACACACCATCTCAGCCAGCTTCTACCGTCCTCCCTTCAAGGTTTAGTTTTattcatgtgtttgcatgtatctGTATGAGTGGATGCCATGTGCACATGGgtgactgtggaggccagaagagggcatcaggtctctggagccagagttaccaagtgctgggactttCGGAAGAGGAGCTAAGGCTCTTAATTAACTGATGGTCCCATCCAGACCTACTCTTGATACATTACTTTGATACATCATTTTTATCTGATAAGAGGGAATTGAGTGTCTTGTTTATGGCTTGCCTGAGACAAGATAGCTG
This window encodes:
- the Smtn gene encoding smoothelin isoform b (isoform b is encoded by transcript variant 2) — its product is MADEALAGLDEGALRKLLEVTADLAERRRIRSAIRELQRQELEREEEALASKRFRAERQDNKENWLHSQQREAEQQAALARLAGRLESMNDVEELTTLLRSAGEYEERKLIRAAIRRVRAQEIKAATLAGRLCSRLPSSGPREDSRRQAAHTLDPGKVPEPEQQEQQTEVLEPTPTPEDTSQDVTTVTLLLRAPPGGRPSSPASPHNSPTSASPEPLLEPAGAQCPAVEAPVSSEPLPHPSEAPSPEPPMSPVPSSSRGRVISKPLPGPTEPSDTLDSIRGFSNTKRADPSETKSCQRSLSVLSPRQPTPNREPTSLAGPSQFRRVGSVRDRVQKFTSDSPVVARLQDGPPRTALASPTPTRLPGPSLISTTPASSSSSNSSSPSPSDTSSHKKQRELAHSLAELQSCPQEEGPGGRGLALRSLENRAGGPKPCSEEPSTPPPVAVGTGEPGGSMKTTFTIEIKDGRGQASTGRVLLPTGNQRAELTLGLRAPPTLLSTSSGGKNTITHISNPGTVTRLGSVTHVTTFSHASPGNRGGCNFKMEPDPAEPPSTTVEAANGAEQARVDKGPEGRSPLSAEELTAIEDEGVLDKMLDQTTNFEERKLIRAALRELRQRKRDQRDKERERRLREARARPGESRSNVATETTTRHSQRAADGSTVGTVTKTERLVHSNDGTQTARTTTVESSFMRRLENGSSSSSTTTTTVQTKSFSSSSSSSSSKKMGSIFDREDQTSSRPGSLAALERRQAEKKKELMKAQSLPKTSASQARKAMIEKLEKEGSAGGPGTPRTAVQRSTSFGVPNANSIKQMLLDWCRAKTRGYEHVDIQNFSSSWSDGMAFCALVHNFFPEAFDYGQLSPQNRRQNFEMAFSSAETHADCPQLLDTEDMVRLREPDWKCVYTYIQEFYRCLVQKGLVKTKKS
- the Smtn gene encoding smoothelin isoform X3, with protein sequence MADEALAGLDEGALRKLLEVTADLAERRRIRSAIRELQRQELEREEEALASKRFRAERQDNKENWLHSQQREAEQQAALARLAGRLESMNDVEELTTLVRLRAGKGWVKTYLDSGMQPLWPSCHPQLRSAGEYEERKLIRAAIRRVRAQEIKAATLAGRLCSRLPSSGPREDSRRQAAHTLDPGKVPEPEQQEQQTEVLEPTPTPEDTSQDVTTVTLLLRAPPGGRPSSPASPHNSPTSASPEPLLEPAGAQCPAVEAPVSSEPLPHPSEAPSPEPPMSPVPSSSRGRVISKPLPGPTEPSDTLDSIRGFSNTKRADPSETKSCQRSLSVLSPRQPTPNREPTSLAGPSQFRRVGSVRDRVQKFTSDSPVVARLQDGPPRTALASPTPTRLPGPSLISTTPASSSSSNSSSPSPSDTSSHKKQRELAHSLAELQSCPQEEGPGGRGLALRSLENRAGGPKPCSEEPSTPPPVAVGTGEPGGSMKTTFTIEIKDGRGQASTGRVLLPTGNQRAELTLGLRAPPTLLSTSSGGKNTITHISNPGTVTRLGSVTHVTTFSHASPGNRGGCNFKMEPDPAEPPSTTVEAANGAEQARVDKGPEGRSPLSAEELTAIEDEGVLDKMLDQTTNFEERKLIRAALRELRQRKRDQRDKERERRLREARARPGESRSNVATETTTRHSQRAADGSTVGTVTKTERLVHSNDGTQTARTTTVESSFMRRLENGSSSSSTTTTTVQTKSFSSSSSSSSSKKMGSIFDREDQTSSRPGSLAALERRQAEKKKELMKAQSLPKTSASQARKAMIEKLEKEGSAGGPGTPRTAVQRSTSFGVPNANSIKQMLLDWCRAKTRGYEHVDIQNFSSSWSDGMAFCALVHNFFPEAFDYGQLSPQNRRQNFEMAFSSAEASCSHGIPAGDSKRRLLAQAPCPSDLYTPI
- the Smtn gene encoding smoothelin isoform X4, whose translation is MADEALAGLDEGALRKLLEVTADLAERRRIRSAIRELQRQELEREEEALASKRFRAERQDNKENWLHSQQREAEQQAALARLAGRLESMNDVEELTTLLRSAGEYEERKLIRAAIRRVRAQEIKAATLAGRLCSRLPSSGPREDSRRQAAHTLDPGKVPEPEQQEQQTEVLEPTPTPEDTSQDVTTVTLLLRAPPGGRPSSPASPHNSPTSASPEPLLEPAGAQCPAVEAPVSSEPLPHPSEAPSPEPPMSPVPSSSRGRVISKPLPGPTEPSDTLDSIRGFSNTKRADPSETKSCQRSLSVLSPRQPTPNREPTSLAGPSQFRRVGSVRDRVQKFTSDSPVVARLQDGPPRTALASPTPTRLPGPSLISTTPASSSSSNSSSPSPSDTSSHKKQRELAHSLAELQSCPQEEGPGGRGLALRSLENRAGGPKPCSEEPSTPPPVAVGTGEPGGSMKTTFTIEIKDGRGQASTGRVLLPTGNQRAELTLGLRAPPTLLSTSSGGKNTITHISNPGTVTRLGSVTHVTTFSHASPGNRGGCNFKMEPDPAEPPSTTVEAANGAEQARVDKGPEGRSPLSAEELTAIEDEGVLDKMLDQTTNFEERKLIRAALRELRQRKRDQRDKERERRLREARARPGESRSNVATETTTRHSQRAADGSTVGTVTKTERLVHSNDGTQTARTTTVESSFMRRLENGSSSSSTTTTTVQTKSFSSSSSSSSSKKMGSIFDREDQTSSRPGSLAALERRQAEKKKELMKAQSLPKTSASQARKAMIEKLEKEGSAGGPGTPRTAVQRSTSFGVPNANSIKQMLLDWCRAKTRGYEHVDIQNFSSSWSDGMAFCALVHNFFPEAFDYGQLSPQNRRQNFEMAFSSAEMLVDCVPLVEVEDMMIMGKKPDPKCVFTYVQSLYNHLRRHELRLRGKNV
- the Smtn gene encoding smoothelin isoform X6, translated to MADEALAGLDEGALRKLLEVTADLAERRRIRSAIRELQRQELEREEEALASKRFRAERQDNKENWLHSQQREAEQQAALARLAGRLESMNDVEELTTLLRSAGEYEERKLIRAAIRRVRAQEIKAATLAGRLCSRLPSSGPREDSRRQAAHTLDPGKVPEPEQQEQQTEVLEPTPTPEDTSQDVTTVTLLLRAPPGGRPSSPASPHNSPTSASPEPLLEPAGAQCPAVEAPVSSEPLPHPSEAPSPEPPMSPVPSSSRGRVISKPLPGPTEPSDTLDSIRGFSNTKRADPSETKSCQRSLSVLSPRQPTPNREPTSLAGPSQFRRVGSVRDRVQKFTSDSPVVARLQDGPPRTALASPTPTRLPGPSLISTTPASSSSSNSSSPSPSDTSSHKKQRELAHSLAELQSCPQEEGPGGRGLALRSLENRAGGPKPCSEEPSTPPPVAVGTGEPGGSMKTTFTIEIKDGRGQASTGRVLLPTGNQRAELTLGLRAPPTLLSTSSGGKNTITHISNPGTVTRLGSVTHVTTFSHASPGNRGGCNFKAAEDAGTPVAHPPAFSTRRSSSGGPSRRSSLMEPDPAEPPSTTVEAANGAEQARVDKGPEGRSPLSAEELTAIEDEGVLDKMLDQTTNFEERKLIRAALRELRQRKRDQRDKERERRLREARARPGESRSNVATETTTRHSQRAADGSTVGTVTKTERLVHSNDGTQTARTTTVESSFMRRLENGSSSSSTTTTTVQTKSFSSSSSSSSSKKMGSIFDREDQTSSRPGSLAALERRQAEKKKELMKAQSLPKTSASQARKAMIEKLEKEGSAGGPGTPRTAVQRSTSFGVPNANSIKQMLLDWCRAKTRGYEHVDIQNFSSSWSDGMAFCALVHNFFPEAFDYGQLSPQNRRQNFEMAFSSAEMLVDCVPLVEVEDMMIMGKKPDPKCVFTYVQSLYNHLRRHELRLRGKNV
- the Smtn gene encoding smoothelin isoform X1, producing MADEALAGLDEGALRKLLEVTADLAERRRIRSAIRELQRQELEREEEALASKRFRAERQDNKENWLHSQQREAEQQAALARLAGRLESMNDVEELTTLVRLRAGKGWVKTYLDSGMQPLWPSCHPQLRSAGEYEERKLIRAAIRRVRAQEIKAATLAGRLCSRLPSSGPREDSRRQAAHTLDPGKVPEPEQQEQQTEVLEPTPTPEDTSQDVTTVTLLLRAPPGGRPSSPASPHNSPTSASPEPLLEPAGAQCPAVEAPVSSEPLPHPSEAPSPEPPMSPVPSSSRGRVISKPLPGPTEPSDTLDSIRGFSNTKRADPSETKSCQRSLSVLSPRQPTPNREPTSLAGPSQFRRVGSVRDRVQKFTSDSPVVARLQDGPPRTALASPTPTRLPGPSLISTTPASSSSSNSSSPSPSDTSSHKKQRELAHSLAELQSCPQEEGPGGRGLALRSLENRAGGPKPCSEEPSTPPPVAVGTGEPGGSMKTTFTIEIKDGRGQASTGRVLLPTGNQRAELTLGLRAPPTLLSTSSGGKNTITHISNPGTVTRLGSVTHVTTFSHASPGNRGGCNFKMEPDPAEPPSTTVEAANGAEQARVDKGPEGRSPLSAEELTAIEDEGVLDKMLDQTTNFEERKLIRAALRELRQRKRDQRDKERERRLREARARPGESRSNVATETTTRHSQRAADGSTVGTVTKTERLVHSNDGTQTARTTTVESSFMRRLENGSSSSSTTTTTVQTKSFSSSSSSSSSKKMGSIFDREDQTSSRPGSLAALERRQAEKKKELMKAQSLPKTSASQARKAMIEKLEKEGSAGGPGTPRTAVQRSTSFGVPNANSIKQMLLDWCRAKTRGYEHVDIQNFSSSWSDGMAFCALVHNFFPEAFDYGQLSPQNRRQNFEMAFSSAEMLVDCVPLVEVEDMMIMGKKPDPKCVFTYVQSLYNHLRRHELRLRGKNV
- the Smtn gene encoding smoothelin isoform X2, with the protein product MADEALAGLDEGALRKLLEVTADLAERRRIRSAIRELQRQELEREEEALASKRFRAERQDNKENWLHSQQREAEQQAALARLAGRLESMNDVEELTTLVRLRAGKGWVKTYLDSGMQPLWPSCHPQLRSAGEYEERKLIRAAIRRVRAQEIKAATLAGRLCSRLPSSGPREDSRRQAAHTLDPGKVPEPEQQEQQTEVLEPTPTPEDTSQDVTTVTLLLRAPPGGRPSSPASPHNSPTSASPEPLLEPAGAQCPAVEAPVSSEPLPHPSEAPSPEPPMSPVPSSSRGRVISKPLPGPTEPSDTLDSIRGFSNTKRADPSETKSCQRSLSVLSPRQPTPNREPTSLAGPSQFRRVGSVRDRVQKFTSDSPVVARLQDGPPRTALASPTPTRLPGPSLISTTPASSSSSNSSSPSPSDTSSHKKQRELAHSLAELQSCPQEEGPGGRGLALRSLENRAGGPKPCSEEPSTPPPVAVGTGEPGGSMKTTFTIEIKDGRGQASTGRVLLPTGNQRAELTLGLRAPPTLLSTSSGGKNTITHISNPGTVTRLGSVTHVTTFSHASPGNRGGCNFKMEPDPAEPPSTTVEAANGAEQARVDKGPEGRSPLSAEELTAIEDEGVLDKMLDQTTNFEERKLIRAALRELRQRKRDQRDKERERRLREARARPGESRSNVATETTTRHSQRAADGSTVGTVTKTERLVHSNDGTQTARTTTVESSFMRRLENGSSSSSTTTTTVQTKSFSSSSSSSSSKKMGSIFDREDQTSSRPGSLAALERRQAEKKKELMKAQSLPKTSASQARKAMIEKLEKEGSAGGPGTPRTAVQRSTSFGVPNANSIKQMLLDWCRAKTRGYEHVDIQNFSSSWSDGMAFCALVHNFFPEAFDYGQLSPQNRRQNFEMAFSSAETHADCPQLLDTEDMVRLREPDWKCVYTYIQEFYRCLVQKGLVKTKKS